Proteins encoded together in one Kitasatospora albolonga window:
- a CDS encoding glycosyl transferase: protein MKLGAVIITMGNRPDELRALLDSVTAQHGDRIEVVVVGNGAPVPDLPAGVRTVELPENLGIPGGRNAGIEAFGPSGAEVDALLFLDDDGLLPNRDTAELCRQAFAADPGLGIITFRITDPETGATQRRHVPRLRAADPMRSSRVTTFLGGANAVRTKVLAEVGPLPEEFFYAHEETDLAWRALDAGWMIDYRADLVLHHPTTAPSRHAVYHRMVARNRVWLARRNLPAPLVPLYLAVWLLLTLVRRPSPPALKAWFGGFREGWSTPCGPRRPMKWRTVWRLTRLGRPPVI, encoded by the coding sequence ATGAAACTGGGCGCGGTGATCATCACCATGGGCAACCGCCCCGACGAGCTCCGCGCCCTCCTCGACTCGGTCACCGCGCAGCACGGTGACCGGATCGAGGTCGTGGTGGTCGGCAACGGGGCCCCGGTCCCGGACCTCCCGGCCGGGGTGCGGACGGTGGAGCTGCCCGAGAACCTGGGCATCCCCGGCGGCCGCAACGCAGGCATCGAGGCGTTCGGCCCCTCCGGCGCCGAGGTCGACGCCCTGCTCTTCCTGGACGACGACGGGCTGCTCCCCAACCGGGACACCGCCGAGCTCTGCCGACAGGCGTTCGCGGCGGACCCGGGGCTCGGGATCATCACCTTCCGGATCACCGACCCGGAGACCGGTGCCACCCAGCGTCGGCACGTGCCCCGGCTCCGGGCGGCCGACCCGATGCGCTCCTCGCGCGTGACGACCTTCCTGGGCGGCGCCAACGCGGTACGGACCAAGGTCCTCGCCGAGGTCGGCCCGCTGCCGGAGGAGTTCTTCTACGCCCACGAGGAGACGGACCTGGCCTGGCGGGCGCTGGACGCGGGCTGGATGATCGACTACCGCGCGGACCTGGTGCTGCACCACCCCACCACCGCCCCCTCCCGGCACGCGGTCTACCACCGCATGGTGGCCCGCAACCGGGTCTGGCTGGCCCGCCGCAACCTGCCCGCCCCGCTGGTGCCCCTCTATCTCGCGGTCTGGCTGCTGCTGACCCTGGTCAGGCGGCCGTCGCCGCCCGCCCTGAAGGCATGGTTCGGCGGTTTCCGGGAAGGCTGGTCGACGCCCTGCGGACCTCGCCGCCCGATGAAGTGGCGTACGGTGTGGCGGCTGACGAGGCTGGGCCGCCCTCCGGTCATCTGA
- a CDS encoding ABC transporter, with protein MSDTTHDGGVALGTPPSADEGLGAAQLAAKYGLTVSGARPGLLAYMRQLWGRRHFILAFSRAKLTAQYSQAKLGQLWQVVTPLLNAAVYYLIFGLILGTRKGIPEDVFVPFLVTGVFVFTFTQSSVMAGVRSISGNLGLVRALHFPRASLPISFSIQQLQQLMFSMIVLLSVVMIFGSYPSLSWLLVIPALILQFFFNTGLALVMARLGAKTPDLAQLMPFVTRTWMYASGVMFSIPVMLADKPAWIADVLQYNPAAIYMDLIRFALIDGYGSENLPDHVWAAGLGWAVLLGAVGFVYFWKAEERYGRG; from the coding sequence GTGAGTGACACGACCCACGACGGTGGGGTAGCCCTCGGGACCCCGCCGTCCGCCGACGAGGGCCTCGGCGCGGCCCAGCTGGCCGCCAAGTACGGCCTGACCGTGAGCGGCGCCCGGCCGGGGCTCCTCGCCTACATGAGACAGCTCTGGGGCCGACGCCACTTCATCCTGGCCTTCTCCCGGGCGAAGCTGACCGCTCAGTACAGCCAGGCCAAACTGGGCCAGCTGTGGCAGGTGGTCACCCCTCTCCTGAACGCGGCTGTCTATTACCTGATCTTCGGACTCATCCTGGGGACCCGGAAGGGCATCCCCGAGGACGTCTTCGTACCGTTCCTGGTCACCGGCGTCTTCGTCTTCACCTTCACCCAGAGCTCGGTGATGGCGGGCGTCCGCTCCATCTCCGGCAACCTCGGCCTGGTCCGGGCCCTGCACTTCCCGCGCGCCTCGCTGCCGATCTCCTTCTCGATCCAGCAGCTCCAGCAGCTGATGTTCTCGATGATCGTGCTGCTCTCGGTGGTCATGATCTTCGGCAGCTATCCCTCGCTGTCCTGGCTCCTGGTGATCCCCGCCCTGATCCTCCAGTTCTTCTTCAACACCGGTCTGGCCCTCGTCATGGCGCGGCTCGGCGCCAAGACCCCCGACCTCGCGCAGCTGATGCCGTTCGTCACCCGTACCTGGATGTACGCCTCGGGCGTCATGTTCTCCATCCCGGTGATGCTCGCGGACAAGCCTGCGTGGATCGCCGACGTGCTCCAGTACAACCCGGCGGCGATCTACATGGACCTGATCCGCTTCGCCCTGATCGACGGCTACGGCTCCGAGAACCTGCCGGACCACGTCTGGGCCGCCGGCCTCGGCTGGGCCGTGCTGCTGGGCGCCGTGGGATTCGTGTACTTCTGGAAGGCAGAGGAACGGTACGGCCGTGGCTGA
- a CDS encoding teichoic acid ABC transporter ATP-binding protein, translating into MAEDNKQGRVPTVIADDVHIVYRVNGTGGGRGSATAALSRMLRRGKGEQRGVRTVHAVRGVSFTAYRGEAIGLIGTNGSGKSTLLRAIAGLLPTESGHVYTDGQPSLLGVNAALMSDLTGERNVVLGGLAMGMSREEIRERYREIVDFSGINEKGDFITLPMRTYSSGMAARLRFSIAAAKNHDVLMIDEALATGDRKFRVRSEERIRELRKEAGTVFLVSHNNKSIRDTCDRALWLEKGELLMDGPTDEVLKAYERETGK; encoded by the coding sequence GTGGCTGAGGACAACAAGCAGGGGCGCGTCCCCACGGTCATCGCCGACGATGTCCACATCGTCTACCGGGTCAACGGAACCGGCGGCGGCCGGGGCAGCGCCACGGCGGCGCTCAGCCGCATGCTGCGCCGCGGCAAGGGCGAGCAGCGCGGAGTCAGGACGGTGCACGCCGTACGCGGTGTCTCCTTCACCGCCTACCGGGGCGAGGCCATCGGCCTCATCGGCACCAACGGCTCCGGGAAGTCGACGCTGCTGCGGGCCATCGCGGGCCTGCTGCCCACCGAGTCCGGCCATGTCTACACCGACGGCCAGCCCTCGCTGCTCGGGGTGAACGCGGCGCTCATGAGCGACCTGACCGGTGAGCGCAATGTCGTGCTGGGCGGTCTGGCCATGGGCATGAGCCGGGAGGAGATCCGCGAGCGCTACCGCGAGATCGTGGACTTCTCCGGGATCAACGAGAAGGGCGACTTCATCACCCTGCCGATGCGGACGTACTCCTCCGGCATGGCGGCGCGCCTGCGCTTCTCCATCGCCGCCGCCAAGAACCACGACGTCCTCATGATCGACGAGGCGCTCGCCACCGGTGACCGCAAGTTCCGGGTCCGCTCGGAGGAGCGCATCCGCGAGCTCCGCAAGGAGGCGGGCACCGTCTTCCTGGTCAGCCACAACAACAAGTCGATCCGGGACACCTGCGACCGGGCGCTCTGGCTGGAGAAGGGCGAACTCCTGATGGACGGCCCCACCGACGAAGTCCTCAAGGCGTACGAACGCGAGACGGGCAAGTAG
- a CDS encoding squalene synthase HpnC translates to MTSTSQARTGDATLEKAAYENFPVAPFFLPRAWRDDLMAVYGYARLVDDIGDGDLAPGGADARHLGLEPEQSDDRLAMLDALETDLHRVFATTGREPHHPLLRALRPTVRRRALTPEPFLGLIEANRQDQKVRRYATYAELAAYCELSANPVGRLVLALTGTTSPERVRRSDAVCTALQIVEHLQDVAEDLARDRIYLPAEDLDRFRVTEADLAVPSAGASVRALIAYESERASELLKEGVPLVGSVDGRLRLLLAGFVGGGRAALTAVSAAGFDVLPGPPKPTKPTMLREVAVVLRRARREG, encoded by the coding sequence GTGACTTCCACCTCGCAGGCGCGCACCGGCGACGCCACCCTCGAGAAGGCCGCGTACGAGAACTTCCCCGTGGCCCCCTTCTTCCTGCCCCGTGCCTGGCGCGACGACCTGATGGCCGTCTACGGCTACGCCCGGCTCGTCGACGACATCGGCGACGGCGACCTCGCCCCCGGCGGCGCCGACGCCCGCCACCTGGGCCTGGAGCCGGAGCAGAGCGACGACCGGCTCGCCATGCTCGACGCGCTCGAGACCGACCTGCACCGGGTCTTCGCCACCACCGGCCGGGAGCCGCACCACCCCCTGCTGCGCGCCCTGCGCCCCACCGTGCGGCGCCGCGCGCTCACCCCCGAGCCCTTCCTCGGCCTGATCGAGGCCAACCGGCAGGACCAGAAGGTCCGCCGCTACGCCACCTACGCGGAGCTCGCCGCCTACTGCGAGCTCTCCGCCAACCCGGTCGGCCGCCTGGTCCTCGCCCTCACCGGCACCACCAGCCCCGAACGCGTACGCCGCTCCGACGCGGTCTGCACCGCGCTCCAGATCGTCGAGCACCTCCAGGACGTGGCCGAGGACCTGGCCCGCGACCGGATCTATCTGCCCGCCGAGGACCTGGACCGCTTCCGGGTCACCGAGGCCGACCTCGCCGTACCGTCGGCGGGCGCCTCGGTCCGCGCCCTCATCGCCTACGAATCCGAACGCGCGAGCGAGCTGCTGAAGGAAGGCGTCCCCCTGGTGGGCAGCGTCGACGGCAGACTCAGGCTCCTCCTCGCCGGATTCGTCGGCGGCGGGCGCGCGGCCCTCACGGCGGTCTCCGCCGCCGGGTTCGACGTCCTGCCGGGGCCGCCCAAGCCCACCAAGCCCACCATGCTGCGCGAAGTCGCAGTCGTCCTGCGAAGAGCGCGTAGAGAGGGGTGA
- a CDS encoding squalene synthase HpnD — protein sequence MEGQTTSMPPPVQAAYSYCEAVTGQQARNFAYGIRLLPYEKRQAMSALYAFSRRVDDIGDGELDAGTKRTRLESTRELLDRIRHGKVDEDDTDPVAVALSDAARRFPLPLEGLDELIDGVLMDVRGATYETWDDLKTYCRCVAGAIGRLSLGVFGTEPGAPGAERASEYADTLGLALQLTNILRDVREDAGNGRTYLPADDLAKFGCSAGFHRTTPPPGSDFAGLVHFEVRRARALFAEGYRLLPMLDRRSGACVAAMAGIYRRLLDRIERDPEAVLRGRVSLPGHEKAYVAVRGLSGLDARHVSRLTARGRA from the coding sequence GTGGAGGGACAGACGACGTCCATGCCGCCGCCGGTACAGGCCGCATACAGTTACTGCGAGGCCGTCACCGGACAGCAGGCCCGCAACTTCGCCTACGGCATCAGACTGCTGCCGTACGAGAAGCGCCAGGCCATGTCGGCGCTGTACGCCTTCTCCCGTCGGGTCGACGACATCGGCGACGGCGAACTGGACGCCGGGACCAAGCGGACCCGGCTGGAGAGCACCCGCGAGCTGCTCGACCGGATCAGGCACGGCAAGGTCGACGAGGACGACACCGACCCGGTGGCCGTCGCGCTCTCCGACGCCGCCCGCCGCTTCCCGCTGCCGCTGGAGGGGCTCGACGAGCTGATCGACGGCGTCCTGATGGACGTCCGGGGCGCCACGTACGAGACCTGGGACGACCTGAAGACCTACTGCCGCTGCGTCGCCGGTGCCATCGGCCGCCTCAGCCTCGGCGTCTTCGGTACGGAGCCGGGGGCGCCCGGCGCCGAGCGGGCCTCCGAGTACGCCGACACCCTCGGCCTCGCCCTCCAGCTCACCAACATCCTGCGGGACGTCCGCGAGGACGCGGGCAACGGGCGCACCTACCTCCCCGCCGACGACCTCGCCAAATTCGGCTGCTCCGCCGGATTCCACCGCACCACCCCGCCGCCCGGCTCCGACTTCGCGGGCCTCGTCCACTTCGAGGTGCGCCGGGCCCGGGCCCTGTTCGCCGAGGGATACCGCCTGCTGCCCATGCTGGACCGCCGCAGCGGCGCCTGCGTCGCCGCCATGGCCGGGATCTACCGCCGCCTCCTGGACCGGATCGAGCGCGACCCGGAGGCCGTCCTGCGCGGCCGGGTCTCGCTGCCCGGCCACGAGAAGGCGTACGTCGCGGTGCGCGGCCTCTCCGGCCTGGACGCCCGCCACGTCTCGCGGCTGACCGCCCGGGGGCGGGCCTGA
- a CDS encoding phytoene dehydrogenase, giving the protein MSEETPRPVAVVVGGGLAGVTAALRLADAGLDVTLLEGRPRLGGLAFSFQRGDLTVDNGQHVYLRCCTAYRWFLDRVGAAHLAPLQDRLDVPVLDVGRPAGPRLGRLRRTGLPVPLHLAGGLAAYPHLSLAEKANVGRAALALGRLDLADPELDRIDFATWLKQHGQSERTIEALWDLVGVATLNATAPNASMALAAKVFKTGLLSDPGAADIGWATVPLGELHDTLARKALDTAGVRTELRAKVSSLTRTEDGRWRVESTGERITADTVVLAVPQHETHDLLPAGALDEPDLLLDIDNAPILNVHVIYDRTVLRRPFFAAIGSPVQWVFDRTHSSGLKGPGQYLAVSQSAAQDEIDLPVAELRERYLPELERLLPAARGAGIRDFFVTRERTATFAPAPGTGPLRPGPRTRLPGLHLSGAWTATGWPATMEGAVRSGSRAADAALQDLGRPHGHPPQEAA; this is encoded by the coding sequence ATGAGCGAGGAGACCCCGCGCCCCGTCGCGGTCGTCGTCGGAGGAGGACTCGCCGGTGTCACGGCGGCCCTCCGCCTCGCCGACGCCGGACTCGACGTCACCCTCCTGGAAGGCCGCCCCCGCCTCGGCGGGCTCGCCTTCTCCTTCCAGCGCGGCGACCTCACCGTCGACAACGGCCAGCACGTCTACCTGCGCTGCTGCACCGCCTACCGCTGGTTCCTCGACCGCGTCGGGGCCGCCCACCTCGCCCCCCTCCAGGACCGCCTGGACGTCCCCGTGCTGGACGTCGGCAGGCCCGCCGGACCGCGCCTGGGACGCCTGCGGCGCACCGGCCTGCCCGTACCGCTGCACCTGGCCGGCGGTCTCGCGGCCTATCCGCACCTCTCCCTCGCCGAGAAGGCGAACGTCGGCCGCGCCGCCCTCGCGCTCGGCCGCCTCGACCTGGCCGACCCGGAACTCGACCGCATCGACTTCGCCACCTGGCTGAAGCAGCACGGCCAGTCCGAGCGCACCATCGAGGCCCTCTGGGACCTCGTCGGCGTCGCCACCCTCAACGCCACCGCGCCGAACGCCTCCATGGCGCTCGCCGCCAAGGTCTTCAAGACCGGCCTGCTCTCCGACCCCGGCGCCGCCGACATCGGCTGGGCCACCGTCCCCCTCGGCGAACTGCACGACACCCTCGCCCGCAAGGCCCTGGACACCGCCGGGGTCCGCACCGAGCTGCGCGCCAAAGTGTCCTCCCTGACCCGCACCGAGGACGGCCGCTGGAGGGTCGAGAGCACGGGGGAGCGGATCACCGCCGACACCGTCGTCCTGGCCGTGCCCCAGCACGAGACGCACGACCTGCTGCCCGCGGGCGCCCTGGACGAGCCGGACCTGCTCCTGGACATCGACAACGCGCCCATCCTCAACGTGCACGTCATCTACGACCGCACGGTGCTGCGCCGCCCGTTCTTCGCCGCGATCGGCTCCCCGGTCCAGTGGGTCTTCGACCGTACGCACTCCTCGGGGCTCAAGGGCCCCGGCCAGTATCTGGCGGTCTCCCAGTCCGCCGCCCAGGACGAGATCGACCTGCCCGTCGCCGAGCTGCGGGAGCGCTACCTCCCCGAGCTGGAGCGGCTGCTGCCCGCCGCCCGCGGCGCGGGCATCCGGGACTTCTTCGTCACCCGTGAGCGCACCGCCACCTTCGCGCCCGCCCCGGGCACCGGCCCGCTGCGCCCCGGCCCCCGCACCCGGCTGCCCGGCCTGCACCTGTCGGGCGCCTGGACTGCCACCGGCTGGCCCGCGACGATGGAGGGTGCCGTGCGCAGCGGCTCCCGGGCCGCCGACGCCGCCCTCCAGGATCTCGGCCGCCCCCATGGACATCCGCCGCAGGAGGCGGCATGA
- a CDS encoding dimethylallyltranstransferase, whose product MTRTTGTRGESVTPANPASDTVDQTTDVTALLERGRVLSAPVLRAAVDRLAPPMDTVAAYHFGWIDAEGRPSDGDGGKAVRPALALLSAEAAGAPAEAGVPGAVAVELVHNFSLLHDDLMDGDEQRRHRDTVWKVHGPAQAILVGDALFALAYDLLLELGTVEAGRAARRLTTATRKLIDGQAQDISYEHRERVTVEECLEMEGNKTGALLACAVSIGAVLGGADDRTADTLETYGYHLGLAFQAVDDLLGIWGDPESTGKQTWSDLRQRKKSLPVVAALAAGGPASERLGELLAADAKSSDFDSFSEEEFAARAALIEEAGGREWTAQEARRQHAVAIEALHAVDMPHPVRAQLTALADFVVVRKR is encoded by the coding sequence ATGACCCGTACCACCGGAACAAGAGGAGAGTCAGTGACCCCGGCGAATCCGGCTTCCGACACCGTGGACCAGACCACGGACGTCACCGCGCTTCTGGAGCGCGGACGAGTCCTGTCAGCGCCGGTGCTGCGGGCTGCCGTGGACCGGCTGGCGCCGCCCATGGACACCGTCGCGGCCTACCACTTCGGCTGGATCGACGCCGAGGGACGGCCCTCGGACGGCGACGGCGGCAAGGCCGTGCGCCCCGCGCTCGCCCTGCTCTCGGCCGAGGCCGCGGGCGCCCCCGCCGAAGCGGGCGTCCCCGGCGCCGTGGCCGTCGAGCTCGTGCACAACTTCTCGCTGCTGCACGACGACCTGATGGACGGCGACGAGCAGCGCCGCCACCGCGACACCGTGTGGAAGGTCCACGGCCCCGCCCAGGCCATCCTGGTCGGCGACGCGCTCTTCGCCCTCGCCTACGACCTGCTGCTGGAGCTCGGCACGGTCGAGGCGGGCCGCGCGGCCCGCCGCCTGACCACCGCGACCCGCAAGCTCATCGACGGGCAGGCGCAGGACATCTCCTACGAGCACCGCGAGCGGGTCACCGTCGAGGAGTGCCTGGAGATGGAGGGCAACAAGACCGGCGCCCTGCTGGCCTGCGCGGTCTCCATCGGCGCGGTGCTCGGCGGCGCCGACGACCGCACCGCCGACACCCTGGAGACGTACGGCTACCACCTCGGCCTCGCCTTCCAGGCCGTCGACGACCTGCTCGGCATCTGGGGCGACCCGGAGTCCACCGGCAAGCAGACCTGGAGCGACCTGCGCCAGCGCAAGAAGTCCCTCCCGGTCGTCGCCGCGCTCGCCGCGGGCGGCCCGGCCTCCGAACGGCTCGGCGAACTGCTCGCGGCCGACGCCAAGAGCAGCGACTTCGACAGCTTCTCCGAAGAGGAGTTCGCCGCCCGCGCGGCGCTCATCGAGGAGGCGGGCGGCCGCGAGTGGACCGCGCAGGAAGCCCGTCGGCAGCACGCGGTCGCCATCGAGGCGCTGCACGCCGTCGACATGCCGCACCCCGTACGGGCGCAGCTCACCGCGCTCGCGGACTTCGTGGTGGTGCGGAAGAGGTGA
- a CDS encoding squalene--hopene cyclase, which translates to MTATTDGPTGAANLSAPTAGHPDRTTPAPDEVLAAARRAAERSVEHLLGRQDEQGWWKGDLATNVTMDAEDLLLRQFLGIQDPETTRAAALFIRGEQLGDGTWNTFYGGPGDLSATIEAYVALRLAGDRPDEPHMARAAGWIREQGGIAAARVFTRIWLALFGWWKWDDLPELPPELMFLPKWVPLNIYDFGCWARQTIVPLTIVSAKRPVRPAPFALDELHTDPARPSPPRKLAPAASWDGLFQRLDKGLHLYHKVAPRPLRRIAMNVAARWIIERQENDGCWGGIQPPAVYSVIALHLLGYDLDHPVMRAGLASLDRFAVWREDGARMVEACQSPVWDTCLATVALVDGGLRPDHPALVRAADWMLAEEITRPGDWSVRKPELAPGGWAFEFHNDNYPDIDDTAEVVLALRRVRHPDPARLEAAIERGVRWNLGMQSRNGAWGAFDADNTSSFPNRLPFCDFGEVIDPPSADVTGHVVEMLAVEGLARHPRTRRGVEWLLAEQEACGAWFGRWGVNYVYGTGSVVPALIAAGLPAAHPSIRRAVEWLESVQNDDGGWGEDLRSYTEEKWIGHGESTASQTAWALLALLAAGRRESRAVARGVGWLTGAQQADGSWDEPYFTGTGFPWDFSINYHLYRQVFPLTALGRYVYGDPFADRTGADRGA; encoded by the coding sequence ATGACAGCGACGACCGACGGACCCACCGGGGCCGCGAACCTCTCCGCGCCCACGGCAGGACATCCGGACCGCACGACCCCCGCCCCGGACGAGGTGCTCGCCGCCGCCCGACGGGCCGCGGAACGCTCGGTGGAGCACCTCCTCGGCAGACAGGACGAGCAGGGCTGGTGGAAGGGCGACCTGGCCACCAACGTCACCATGGACGCCGAGGACCTGCTCCTGCGCCAGTTCCTCGGCATCCAGGACCCGGAGACCACGCGGGCCGCCGCCCTCTTCATCCGCGGCGAACAGCTCGGTGACGGCACCTGGAACACCTTCTACGGCGGACCCGGCGACCTCTCCGCCACCATCGAGGCGTACGTGGCCCTGCGGCTGGCCGGGGACCGCCCCGACGAGCCCCACATGGCGCGCGCCGCCGGCTGGATCAGGGAGCAGGGCGGGATCGCGGCCGCCCGGGTCTTCACCCGGATCTGGCTGGCCCTGTTCGGCTGGTGGAAGTGGGACGACCTCCCCGAACTCCCGCCCGAGCTCATGTTCCTCCCCAAGTGGGTCCCGCTCAACATCTACGACTTCGGCTGCTGGGCCCGGCAGACCATCGTCCCCCTGACCATCGTCTCCGCGAAGCGCCCGGTGCGGCCCGCCCCCTTCGCCCTGGACGAGCTGCACACCGACCCCGCCCGCCCCAGCCCGCCCAGGAAGCTCGCCCCGGCGGCCAGTTGGGACGGCCTCTTCCAGCGGCTCGACAAGGGGCTGCACCTCTACCACAAGGTCGCCCCGCGCCCGCTGCGCAGGATCGCGATGAACGTGGCCGCCCGGTGGATCATCGAACGCCAGGAGAACGACGGCTGCTGGGGCGGCATCCAGCCCCCGGCCGTCTACTCCGTCATCGCCCTGCACCTGCTCGGCTACGACCTCGACCACCCGGTGATGCGCGCCGGACTGGCCTCGCTGGACCGGTTCGCCGTGTGGCGCGAGGACGGGGCCCGCATGGTCGAGGCATGCCAGTCGCCCGTCTGGGACACCTGCCTGGCGACCGTCGCCCTGGTCGACGGCGGACTCAGACCCGACCACCCCGCACTGGTGAGAGCCGCCGACTGGATGCTGGCCGAGGAGATCACCCGGCCCGGCGACTGGTCCGTACGCAAACCCGAACTCGCCCCCGGAGGCTGGGCGTTCGAGTTCCACAACGACAACTACCCGGACATCGACGACACCGCCGAAGTCGTCCTGGCGCTGCGCCGGGTGCGCCACCCCGACCCCGCCCGGCTGGAGGCCGCCATCGAGCGCGGGGTGCGCTGGAACCTCGGGATGCAGTCCCGCAACGGGGCCTGGGGCGCGTTCGACGCCGACAACACCAGCTCCTTCCCCAACCGCCTGCCGTTCTGCGACTTCGGCGAGGTCATCGACCCGCCGTCGGCCGATGTCACCGGCCATGTCGTGGAGATGCTCGCCGTCGAGGGGCTCGCCCGGCACCCCCGTACGCGAAGGGGCGTTGAGTGGCTCCTCGCCGAACAGGAGGCGTGCGGCGCCTGGTTCGGCCGCTGGGGCGTCAACTACGTCTACGGTACCGGGTCGGTGGTGCCCGCCCTGATCGCCGCCGGACTGCCCGCCGCCCACCCCTCGATCCGCCGGGCGGTGGAGTGGCTGGAGTCCGTGCAGAACGACGACGGCGGCTGGGGCGAGGACCTGCGCTCGTACACGGAGGAGAAGTGGATCGGGCACGGTGAGTCCACCGCCTCCCAGACCGCCTGGGCCCTGCTCGCCCTGCTCGCCGCGGGCCGCCGCGAGAGCCGGGCCGTCGCCCGCGGGGTCGGCTGGCTGACCGGCGCCCAGCAGGCCGACGGCTCCTGGGACGAGCCGTATTTCACCGGCACCGGCTTCCCCTGGGACTTCTCCATCAACTACCACCTCTACCGCCAGGTCTTCCCCCTGACCGCGCTCGGGCGTTACGTGTACGGCGACCCGTTCGCCGACCGTACGGGAGCGGACCGGGGCGCCTGA
- a CDS encoding 1-hydroxy-2-methyl-2-butenyl 4-diphosphate reductase, producing MGGAPGPAGLQAPLLVACALGIEQAALRSGKRPGGPVRVLRTGMGPRAAEAAVAALLAPGGVPDAAVIASGFCAGLAPGMHPGDLVVAEETRDADGATPCTGTGLLVAALARAVPGRTVHTGPLTGSDHVVRGPERAALRATGAIAVDMESAATLRTALCHGPRPVAAVRVVVDAPEHELVRIGTVRGGISAFRVLRAVLPAFYEWHRSLLLPRR from the coding sequence ATGGGCGGCGCACCGGGGCCCGCGGGCCTCCAGGCGCCGCTGCTGGTCGCCTGCGCGCTGGGCATCGAGCAGGCGGCCCTGCGCAGCGGCAAGCGGCCCGGAGGCCCGGTACGGGTCCTGCGGACCGGCATGGGCCCCCGGGCGGCGGAGGCGGCCGTGGCGGCCCTCCTCGCCCCCGGTGGCGTACCGGACGCGGCCGTCATCGCCTCCGGCTTCTGCGCCGGGCTCGCCCCCGGGATGCACCCCGGTGACCTGGTCGTGGCCGAGGAGACCCGGGACGCCGACGGTGCCACCCCCTGCACCGGCACCGGGCTGCTGGTCGCCGCCCTCGCCCGGGCCGTCCCCGGCCGTACCGTCCACACCGGCCCGCTGACCGGCTCCGACCACGTCGTACGCGGCCCCGAGCGGGCGGCCCTGCGGGCCACCGGGGCCATCGCCGTGGACATGGAATCCGCCGCCACACTGCGTACCGCCCTGTGCCACGGGCCGCGCCCGGTTGCGGCCGTCCGGGTGGTCGTGGACGCTCCAGAGCATGAGCTCGTCCGTATCGGCACGGTTCGCGGTGGAATATCGGCCTTCCGTGTTCTCCGAGCAGTCCTTCCGGCTTTCTACGAATGGCACCGATCTTTACTGCTCCCCAGGAGGTGA
- a CDS encoding hopanoid biosynthesis associated radical SAM protein HpnH, which produces MAMPLRQSIKVATYLFEQKLRKREKFPLIVELEPLFACNLACEGCGKIQHPAGVLKQRMPVAQAVGAVLESGAPMVSIAGGEPLMHPQIDEIVRQLVAKKKYVFLCTNAMLMRKKLDKFTPSPYFAFAVHIDGLRERHDESVAKEGVFDEAVAAMKEAKRRGFRVTTNSTFFNTDTPQTIIEVLNYLNDDLKVDEMMISPAYAYEKAPDQEHFLGVDQTRELFKKAFAGGNRARWRLNHSPLFLDFLEGKADFPCTAWAIPNYSLFGWQRPCYLMSDGYVPTYRQLIEETDWSKYGRGKDPRCANCMAHCGYEPTAVLATMGSLKESLRAARESVGGNR; this is translated from the coding sequence ATGGCCATGCCGCTCCGCCAGTCCATCAAGGTCGCGACGTATCTCTTCGAACAGAAGCTCCGCAAGCGTGAGAAGTTCCCGCTGATCGTCGAGCTGGAGCCGTTGTTCGCCTGCAACCTCGCCTGTGAGGGCTGCGGCAAGATCCAGCACCCGGCCGGTGTCCTGAAGCAGCGTATGCCGGTCGCGCAGGCGGTGGGCGCGGTGCTGGAGTCCGGTGCCCCCATGGTCTCCATCGCCGGTGGCGAGCCGCTGATGCATCCGCAGATCGACGAGATCGTGCGCCAGCTCGTCGCGAAGAAGAAATACGTCTTCCTCTGCACCAACGCGATGCTCATGCGCAAGAAACTGGACAAGTTCACCCCCTCGCCCTACTTCGCCTTCGCCGTGCACATCGACGGACTGAGGGAGCGGCACGACGAGTCGGTCGCCAAGGAAGGCGTCTTCGACGAGGCGGTGGCGGCGATGAAGGAGGCCAAGCGGCGCGGCTTCCGGGTGACGACCAACTCCACCTTCTTCAACACCGACACCCCGCAGACCATCATCGAGGTCCTCAACTACCTCAACGACGACCTCAAGGTCGACGAGATGATGATCTCGCCCGCCTACGCCTACGAGAAGGCGCCCGACCAGGAGCACTTCCTCGGCGTCGACCAGACCCGCGAACTCTTCAAGAAGGCGTTCGCGGGCGGCAACCGGGCCCGCTGGCGGCTCAACCACTCGCCGCTCTTCCTGGACTTCCTGGAGGGCAAGGCGGACTTCCCGTGCACCGCGTGGGCCATCCCCAACTACTCGCTCTTCGGCTGGCAGCGCCCCTGCTACCTGATGAGCGACGGTTACGTACCGACGTACCGTCAGCTCATCGAGGAGACCGACTGGAGCAAGTACGGCCGGGGCAAGGACCCCCGCTGCGCCAACTGCATGGCGCACTGCGGCTACGAGCCCACCGCCGTCCTCGCGACCATGGGGTCGCTCAAGGAGTCGCTGCGCGCGGCACGGGAGAGCGTGGGCGGCAACCGGTGA